In one Phoenix dactylifera cultivar Barhee BC4 unplaced genomic scaffold, palm_55x_up_171113_PBpolish2nd_filt_p 001718F, whole genome shotgun sequence genomic region, the following are encoded:
- the LOC103709393 gene encoding uncharacterized protein LOC103709393, giving the protein MDGNMRRVQFSDPEPADDGGVELSLGLSIGGSSRRASNPGPARHGSDTWLGSGEAVADFGGGLRFDGGDPFRRREGRKNGIFGGGNEVPSEDQAALEAQALKSRARDRAAREREALVADQWRQSDGRISGVARIPSPNPNPVACGSHPFPAMAMQYSHHHVQYAQVPNGLGYPVVMPCWAPAVSPVADEGSNRSERNVFLPVACRGLPVSVPALNANRGIGKSCSLDVKGGNGIGVNGVPSSIDSLGSSSSGVSDHWSGSFRGSSISSDARSHSTTHTMAEKSGSQLSSQVGNLQRHQSHHAASSSRVIEEGNEKAACTAGSSLVLNSATSTKRKLDGVASVNKPISAAEDWNLNGSFSLPRMPYVSATGDGPNGKTVTGFLYRYTKSEVSIVCVCHGSSFSPAEFVRHAGGTNISHPLRQIVVVPS; this is encoded by the exons ATGGATGGAAATATGAGAAGAGTGCAGTTTTCGGACCCGGAGCCGGCGGACGACGGAGGAGTCGAGCTCAGCCTCGGGCTCTCCATTGGCGGGAGCTCCCGGAGGGCCTCGAATCCGGGTCCGGCCCGTCACGGGTCGGACACCTGGTTAGGATCCGGCGAGGCCGTCGCCGATTTCGGCGGGGGTCTTCGCTTCGACGGCGGAGATCCTTTCCGGCGGCGGGAGGGGAGGAAAAATGGGATCTTTGGAGGCGGCAATGAGGTTCCGTCGGAGGATCAGGCGGCGCTAGAGGCCCAGGCGCTGAAATCGAGGGCCAGAGACCGGgcggcgagggagagggaggcgcTCGTGGCCGACCAGTGGAGGCAGAGCGATGGCCGAATCTCCGGCGTTGCTCGAATTCCTAGCCCTAACCCTAATCCGGTGGCGTGCGGGTCGCATCCTTTTCCGGCGATGGCAATGCAGTATTCTCACCACCATGTGCAGTACGCACAGGTCCCGAATGGGCTCGGATATCCCGTTGTCATGCCATGCTGGGCTCCGGCGGTGTCGCCGGTGGCCGACGAGGGTTCGAACCGTTCCGAGAGGAATGTGTTCCTGCCGGTGGCTTGCCGGGGTTTGCCGGTTTCCGTGCCGGCTCTGAACGCTAATCGTGGCATCGGTAAGAGTTGCTCTTTGGACGTGAAAGGTGGGAATGGCATTGGGGTCAATGGAGTCCCTTCGTCCATTGATTCACTGGGGAGCAGCTCTTCAGGGGTTTCGGATCATTGGAGTGGTTCGTTTCGAG GATCGAGCATCAGCAGTGATGCAAGGAGCCATTCAACAACCCATACCATGGCAGAGAAGTCTGGCTCGCAACTTTCATCACAAGTCGGCAACCTGCAAAGGCATCAATCTCACCATGCAGCATCTTCATCCCGAGTCATCGAAGAAGGTAATGAGAAGGCCGCCTGCACTGCAGGGTCTAGCTTGGTGCTGAACTCAGCCACTTCAACCAAGAGGAAGCTTGATGGCGTTGCCTCTGTGAACAAACCAATCTCGGCTGCCGAAGATTGGAACCTGAATGGCTCATTCTCTCTGCCTCGAATGCCCTACGTATCGGCTACCGGGGATGGGCCCAATGGAAAAACTGTCACTGGGTTTCTATACAGATATACGAAGTCGGAGGTCAGCATTGTCTGTGTTTGCCATGGGAGCTCCTTTTCGCCAGCAGAGTTTGTGAGGCATGCTGGGGGTACCAACATTTCACACCCCTTGAGGCAGATAGTTGTTGTTCCTTCATGA